A genomic window from Pyxicephalus adspersus chromosome 2, UCB_Pads_2.0, whole genome shotgun sequence includes:
- the LOC140323013 gene encoding CD209 antigen-like protein C isoform X1, translated as MPVRPIKMEEKKEEDGSACDGMGTGNSSSEIQYANMKHLKAQKLENNPTAKAPDRFILFLVIFLIWMLIILVIFTSLAFVYYDKVNTEVSRLMKSDPEMLIKEMNDLKNEVRKLEQQANTTIPSCENGWLVYNDHCYFFSDFKLNWNKAEMMCLTRGSHLVIITSEEEQTFLNQHLKKHTGAPEKIYWIGMTDVEKENEYRWVDGTLLLPSSFKFWNRGEPNNFDGKEDCIFVSISDKWNDFKCEESQYAICEKRLM; from the exons ATGCCAgtcaggccaatcaagatggaagagaagaaggaagaagatggcagtgcctgtgacggaatgggaacag GGAATTCTTCTTCAGAAATTCAATATGCCAACATGAAACATCTCAAAGCACAGAAGCTGGAGAATAATCCAACAGCCAAAG CTCCTGATCGATTTATACTGTTTTTGGTCATTTTCTTAATATGGATGCTCATTATTCTGGTGATTTTCACAAGTCTTGCATTTGTTTACT ACGATAAGGTCAACACAGAAGTCTCCCGTCTGATGAAAAGTG ACCcagaaatgctaataaaagagATGAATGATCTTAAAAACGAAG TTAGGAAACTAGAACAACAGGCAAATACAACAA TACCTTCCTGTGAAAATGGTTGGCTGGTATATAATGATCATTGCTATTTCTTCTCTGATTTTAAACTGAATTGGAACAAAGCTGAAATGATGTGCCTTACCAGGGGAAGCCATCTTGTTATAATTACAAGTGAAGAAGAGCAG ACATTCCTAAACCAGCACCTTAAAAAGCATACAGGTGCAccagaaaaaatatattggattGGTATGACAGATgtggaaaaggaaaatgaatatcGATGGGTTGATGGCACTCTCCTATTACCATCATCTTTCAA gttTTGGAATCGTGGAGAGCCAAATAACTTTGATGGAAAAGAAGACTGCATTTTTGTGTCCATAAGTGATAAATGGAATGATTTTAAATGTGAAGAAAGCCAATATGCGATCTGTGAGAAAAGGCTGATGTGA
- the LOC140323013 gene encoding CD209 antigen-like protein C isoform X2, translating to MKRDEDFQTQSGNSSSEIQYANMKHLKAQKLENNPTAKAPDRFILFLVIFLIWMLIILVIFTSLAFVYYDKVNTEVSRLMKSDPEMLIKEMNDLKNEVRKLEQQANTTIPSCENGWLVYNDHCYFFSDFKLNWNKAEMMCLTRGSHLVIITSEEEQTFLNQHLKKHTGAPEKIYWIGMTDVEKENEYRWVDGTLLLPSSFKFWNRGEPNNFDGKEDCIFVSISDKWNDFKCEESQYAICEKRLM from the exons ATGAAGAGAGATGAAGATTTTCAGACACAATCAG GGAATTCTTCTTCAGAAATTCAATATGCCAACATGAAACATCTCAAAGCACAGAAGCTGGAGAATAATCCAACAGCCAAAG CTCCTGATCGATTTATACTGTTTTTGGTCATTTTCTTAATATGGATGCTCATTATTCTGGTGATTTTCACAAGTCTTGCATTTGTTTACT ACGATAAGGTCAACACAGAAGTCTCCCGTCTGATGAAAAGTG ACCcagaaatgctaataaaagagATGAATGATCTTAAAAACGAAG TTAGGAAACTAGAACAACAGGCAAATACAACAA TACCTTCCTGTGAAAATGGTTGGCTGGTATATAATGATCATTGCTATTTCTTCTCTGATTTTAAACTGAATTGGAACAAAGCTGAAATGATGTGCCTTACCAGGGGAAGCCATCTTGTTATAATTACAAGTGAAGAAGAGCAG ACATTCCTAAACCAGCACCTTAAAAAGCATACAGGTGCAccagaaaaaatatattggattGGTATGACAGATgtggaaaaggaaaatgaatatcGATGGGTTGATGGCACTCTCCTATTACCATCATCTTTCAA gttTTGGAATCGTGGAGAGCCAAATAACTTTGATGGAAAAGAAGACTGCATTTTTGTGTCCATAAGTGATAAATGGAATGATTTTAAATGTGAAGAAAGCCAATATGCGATCTGTGAGAAAAGGCTGATGTGA